From the genome of Psychroserpens ponticola, one region includes:
- a CDS encoding serine hydrolase domain-containing protein — MKKLMITVLFTSILFTKSYSKEQLTPVDKKIFSEVDEYVESMIDSLKIVGLNYMVLIDNKVVHGKSFGLSNVQLQVPMTMDNSFPVASISKLFSSIALHDLLSIHNRNVNETIEEFIPNRKDLPTSWKKLTLKQLLSHTSGIPDQIDYQIYLAPKSEKSVIDALKNKPFSSKPGTESKYNATGFLLIRIIIEKLANQDFESYMQKQYFDKLGLSSAKYGGFKKVIPNRVTCYQNIDNTLELFPLNYSSPMYAGAGLNITINDLTKWFQEIQKKQILTKNQFEKIWAPVKLNNGKDGYFGLGWEAYRLQDNYRMVGHGGAGISSLQHYWNEKTNENVTIVLLTNGAFNWVIRPNQINSQIANIILGAK, encoded by the coding sequence ATGAAAAAACTAATGATAACAGTACTATTTACAAGCATCTTGTTTACAAAATCATATAGTAAAGAACAATTAACACCTGTTGACAAAAAGATTTTTAGTGAGGTAGATGAATATGTGGAATCAATGATTGATAGCTTAAAAATTGTTGGACTAAACTATATGGTATTAATTGACAATAAGGTTGTTCACGGAAAATCTTTTGGATTATCCAATGTTCAACTTCAAGTTCCGATGACAATGGATAATTCATTTCCAGTAGCATCCATTTCAAAATTATTTAGTTCTATCGCTCTACATGATCTGCTAAGTATCCATAATCGGAATGTTAATGAAACCATAGAAGAATTTATTCCTAATAGAAAAGATTTACCTACATCATGGAAAAAATTAACTTTAAAACAATTGTTATCCCATACATCTGGAATTCCAGACCAAATAGATTATCAAATCTACCTAGCACCTAAAAGTGAAAAATCTGTTATTGATGCCTTAAAAAACAAACCCTTTAGTTCAAAACCAGGAACAGAATCAAAATACAACGCTACTGGCTTTTTACTAATTCGTATAATCATAGAAAAATTAGCGAACCAAGATTTTGAATCATATATGCAGAAACAGTACTTCGATAAATTAGGGTTGAGTTCGGCTAAATATGGTGGATTTAAAAAAGTTATTCCAAACAGGGTAACTTGTTATCAAAATATTGATAATACACTAGAACTATTTCCGCTAAATTATTCGTCTCCAATGTATGCTGGAGCAGGACTTAATATTACGATTAACGATTTAACAAAGTGGTTTCAAGAAATCCAAAAAAAACAAATTTTAACCAAAAATCAGTTTGAAAAAATTTGGGCTCCAGTAAAATTAAACAATGGAAAAGACGGTTACTTTGGATTGGGATGGGAAGCATATAGACTACAAGACAATTACAGAATGGTTGGACATGGAGGAGCTGGAATTTCATCCTTACAACATTATTGGAATGAGAAAACAAATGAAAACGTCACGATTGTCTTACTAACTAATGGAGCTTTTAACTGGGTCATTAGACCAAATCAAATTAATTCGCAAATTGCTAATATAATATTAGGAGCAAAATAA
- a CDS encoding serine hydrolase: MKKHLLISLTLIQFIFGANTLIGQETHNNKLKSKIEIYLNNSVSNGYSGSVLVAQKGKVIISNGYGWSNRKNKINNTPSSIFNIGSVTKQFTAAAILKLIEHGKIKTSDKISLFFKDIPVDKRNITIHQLLTHTSGVSPITGGFRYDEASKEQFLKEFFEAKLLSKPGTKHRYANANYIMLSSIIEISSGQDYTTFLQENFWKPLKMNNTDYKNIPFNSEQIAHGYYFNYTDGVWKDWGTTQDHLPFNDKHWYSIGKGDIHSTVEDLYKWHLALQSNKVLSSKSREMLETPYVTENEEGTSHYGYGWAIYKSKRDTKIVTHNGSNGIYFANFIRYIEDDVVIIELSNAILGEESETVAWRIGKMVFDEKYNAKPITKSVYELVFDFIRINKLENAKMISSFLEKNLQRKFSDKGVLNRIGLKLSKKENNPNWGLELLKINVQLFPDDGNLWDSLGDAYLKYNQKENAIKAYKKALKLANKNNCHWCENSQNKLKQLKGQ; this comes from the coding sequence ATGAAAAAGCATCTATTAATTAGTCTCACTTTAATTCAATTCATATTTGGAGCAAATACCTTAATAGGACAGGAAACACATAATAATAAGCTTAAGTCTAAAATTGAAATCTATTTAAACAATAGTGTATCAAATGGCTACTCTGGATCTGTTCTAGTAGCTCAAAAAGGAAAGGTCATAATATCCAATGGTTATGGTTGGTCTAACAGAAAGAATAAAATTAATAATACGCCTTCATCGATTTTCAATATTGGTTCGGTTACGAAACAGTTTACTGCTGCTGCTATTTTAAAATTGATTGAACACGGAAAAATTAAAACATCTGACAAAATTAGCCTATTTTTTAAAGATATTCCTGTTGATAAAAGAAACATCACTATTCATCAGTTGCTAACACATACATCTGGTGTATCACCAATAACAGGTGGTTTTAGATATGATGAAGCGAGTAAAGAGCAGTTTTTAAAAGAATTCTTTGAAGCAAAACTACTATCAAAACCGGGAACAAAACACAGGTATGCCAATGCAAACTATATTATGCTTTCCTCTATTATAGAAATTTCATCTGGGCAAGATTACACTACTTTTTTACAAGAAAATTTCTGGAAGCCATTAAAAATGAATAACACTGACTATAAAAACATCCCCTTCAATAGCGAACAAATTGCTCACGGATATTATTTCAATTACACTGATGGTGTTTGGAAAGATTGGGGAACAACTCAAGATCACTTACCATTTAATGACAAGCATTGGTATAGCATTGGCAAAGGTGATATCCATTCTACAGTAGAAGATCTTTATAAATGGCATTTAGCTTTACAAAGCAATAAAGTGTTAAGTTCTAAATCAAGAGAAATGCTTGAAACTCCTTATGTAACAGAAAATGAAGAAGGAACCTCTCATTATGGTTATGGATGGGCAATATATAAAAGCAAACGTGATACTAAAATCGTAACTCATAATGGCAGTAATGGAATTTATTTTGCGAATTTCATCAGATATATTGAAGATGACGTCGTTATTATTGAGTTGTCAAATGCTATTTTAGGAGAAGAAAGTGAGACTGTTGCTTGGAGAATAGGCAAAATGGTTTTTGATGAAAAATATAATGCAAAACCTATTACTAAATCGGTTTACGAACTTGTCTTTGATTTTATAAGAATAAACAAATTAGAAAATGCAAAAATGATATCTAGTTTTCTAGAAAAGAATCTTCAGAGAAAATTTAGCGATAAAGGAGTGCTTAACAGAATAGGATTAAAATTGTCAAAAAAAGAAAACAACCCAAATTGGGGTCTTGAACTTTTAAAAATAAACGTTCAATTATTTCCAGATGATGGAAATCTATGGGATTCTCTTGGTGATGCATATCTTAAATATAACCAGAAAGAAAATGCAATAAAAGCCTATAAAAAAGCACTAAAATTGGCAAATAAAAATAACTGTCATTGGTGTGAGAACTCTCAAAATAAGCTAAAACAACTTAAAGGTCAATAA
- a CDS encoding MATE family efflux transporter, translating into MKTDITLKNINKLAIPALIAGVAEPILSLTDTAIIGNVDYNAAESLAAVGIVGTFISMLIWVLGQTRSAISSIVSQHLGANQLEKVKNLPAQAIFIITSISIIIIITTWPFASQIFKLYNASHLILEYSIDYYHIRVFGFPFTLFTIAIFGTFRGLQNTYYPMIIAIIGTIVNVILDFALVYGIEGLVNPMHIKGAAYASVIAQITMAFCSAYFLLKKTDISLRVTFPFNAEIKNFTLMILNLFVRTLALNVTLYFATRFATSYGTEYIAAYTIAINLWFLGAFIIDGYASAGNILSGKYLGAKNYKKLVELSQFLIKCGIGVGIILTILGFITYDFVGSIFTQDQLVLNEFHNVFWIVLAMQPLCALAFIFDGMFKGMGKMKFLRNLLLLSTGLVFIPVLFLLDCYDLKLYAVFIALTLWIIARGFPLIIKFRQLFLSLSQKT; encoded by the coding sequence TTGAAAACAGACATCACATTAAAAAATATCAACAAACTTGCCATTCCTGCTTTAATTGCTGGAGTTGCCGAACCTATCTTGTCATTAACTGATACTGCAATTATTGGTAACGTCGATTATAATGCTGCAGAATCTTTGGCAGCAGTTGGTATTGTTGGTACTTTTATTTCGATGCTCATTTGGGTTTTAGGACAAACACGAAGTGCTATTTCATCTATTGTTTCTCAACATCTAGGTGCAAATCAATTAGAAAAAGTAAAAAACTTACCTGCTCAAGCCATATTTATTATTACATCGATAAGTATCATAATTATAATTACAACGTGGCCTTTTGCATCTCAAATTTTCAAACTCTACAATGCGTCACACTTAATATTAGAATATAGTATTGACTATTATCATATTCGAGTTTTCGGATTCCCATTTACACTTTTCACTATTGCCATTTTTGGGACTTTTAGAGGGCTTCAAAACACCTATTACCCAATGATAATTGCTATTATCGGAACTATAGTCAACGTCATCTTAGACTTCGCTTTAGTATATGGCATTGAAGGCCTTGTCAACCCAATGCACATTAAAGGTGCTGCTTATGCAAGTGTTATTGCTCAAATTACAATGGCTTTTTGTTCGGCTTATTTCTTATTGAAAAAGACAGATATTTCGTTGAGAGTTACCTTTCCTTTTAATGCGGAAATCAAGAATTTCACCTTAATGATCCTCAACTTGTTTGTGAGAACATTAGCACTTAACGTCACCTTATATTTTGCAACACGTTTTGCTACTTCTTATGGAACCGAATATATTGCTGCATATACTATTGCTATTAATCTTTGGTTCTTAGGTGCTTTTATAATTGATGGCTATGCGAGTGCTGGAAATATTTTATCTGGAAAATATTTGGGTGCTAAAAATTATAAGAAATTAGTTGAATTAAGCCAATTCTTGATTAAATGTGGAATTGGTGTCGGAATCATTTTAACTATTCTAGGTTTCATAACCTATGATTTTGTTGGTTCTATTTTCACACAAGACCAATTGGTTTTAAATGAATTTCATAACGTTTTTTGGATTGTTTTAGCCATGCAGCCTCTTTGTGCTTTAGCCTTTATTTTTGACGGAATGTTCAAAGGCATGGGGAAAATGAAATTTTTAAGAAACCTCCTCTTATTATCAACAGGATTAGTATTTATTCCTGTTTTGTTCTTATTAGATTGCTATGATCTGAAATTATATGCTGTGTTTATTGCGTTAACACTATGGATTATAGCTAGAGGCTTCCCTTTAATCATAAAATTTAGACAACTATTTTTATCGCTTTCCCAAAAGACGTAA
- a CDS encoding DUF7010 family protein has translation MEKPLESQQIEFSNRKFLATPLSGMIAWLLVGISGLLFPDRITVWVLFIATGSIVYLALFISKFTGENFLDKTKPKNVFDKLFLYTVAQSILIYAIAIPFFVLDHTSLPLSVGILTGTMWLPFSWIIKHWVGLFHATLRTILILCLWYAFPDHRFVVIPFSIVSIYVVTMIILRNRKI, from the coding sequence ATGGAAAAACCACTAGAATCTCAACAAATAGAATTTTCAAATCGAAAATTTTTAGCAACTCCTCTTTCTGGAATGATAGCATGGTTATTAGTTGGTATTTCAGGATTGTTGTTCCCAGATAGAATTACTGTTTGGGTTTTATTTATTGCAACAGGAAGCATTGTGTATTTAGCCTTATTCATTTCTAAATTTACTGGAGAGAATTTCCTAGATAAAACTAAACCTAAAAATGTATTTGATAAATTATTCCTCTATACTGTAGCTCAATCAATTTTGATATATGCAATTGCTATCCCATTTTTTGTCTTAGACCATACTTCATTACCACTATCAGTAGGAATCTTAACAGGTACGATGTGGCTGCCTTTTTCTTGGATTATTAAGCATTGGGTTGGATTGTTTCATGCAACTCTACGAACAATTCTTATACTATGCCTTTGGTATGCCTTTCCAGATCATCGATTTGTAGTCATCCCTTTTTCCATTGTTAGCATTTATGTTGTAACTATGATAATTTTAAGGAATAGAAAAATATAA
- a CDS encoding 6-pyruvoyl trahydropterin synthase family protein, whose protein sequence is MSNIRITKQFSFETGHALYGYDGKCKNVHGHSYRLDVTVIGTPISDNTNVKFGMVIDFSDLKKIVKEDIVDVFDHATVFNKNTPHVELAKELSERDHNVLLVDYQPTSEMMVIDFAKKIKNRLPSNIKLHSLKLQETATSYAQWFASDND, encoded by the coding sequence ATGAGTAACATTAGAATCACCAAACAGTTTTCTTTTGAAACAGGTCATGCCTTATATGGCTATGACGGAAAATGTAAAAATGTACATGGACATAGTTACAGATTAGATGTTACTGTTATTGGAACTCCTATTTCAGACAACACCAATGTCAAGTTCGGAATGGTTATCGATTTCAGTGATCTGAAAAAAATCGTAAAAGAAGACATTGTAGATGTCTTTGATCATGCAACCGTTTTTAATAAAAACACACCTCATGTTGAGCTTGCAAAAGAATTAAGTGAAAGAGATCATAATGTATTGCTGGTAGATTATCAACCAACAAGTGAAATGATGGTCATTGATTTTGCCAAAAAAATAAAAAATAGATTACCAAGTAATATCAAACTACACTCGTTAAAATTACAAGAAACAGCAACCTCTTATGCACAGTGGTTTGCTTCAGATAATGACTAA
- a CDS encoding UDP-2,3-diacylglucosamine diphosphatase, translating to MKIPEGKFIYFASDNHLGAPTMEASLPREKKFVAWLDEIKTDAAAIFLLGDLFDFWFEYSTVVPKGFVRTLGKLAEISDSGIPIYFFVGNHDLWMNGYFEKELNIPVFHKPKEFIFNDTSFFIAHGDGLGPFDIGYKRMKKVFTNPFFKFLFKWLHPDIGVKIAQYFSVKNKLISGDEDATYLGAEKEWLIQYSNSKLKESHRDYFVYGHRHLPMTVDLENNAKYVNLGDWITYFTYGVFDGKNFELKNYK from the coding sequence ATAAAAATTCCAGAAGGTAAATTCATTTATTTTGCTTCAGATAATCATTTAGGAGCACCAACGATGGAAGCTTCTCTACCTCGTGAAAAGAAATTCGTGGCTTGGTTAGATGAAATTAAAACTGATGCTGCTGCAATTTTTTTATTAGGTGATTTATTCGATTTTTGGTTTGAATATAGCACTGTAGTTCCAAAAGGGTTTGTAAGAACTTTAGGAAAACTAGCCGAAATCAGTGATTCTGGAATTCCGATTTACTTCTTTGTAGGTAATCATGATCTTTGGATGAATGGCTATTTTGAAAAAGAACTCAATATTCCTGTTTTTCATAAACCTAAAGAATTTATATTTAATGACACGTCTTTTTTTATAGCTCATGGTGATGGTTTAGGGCCTTTTGATATAGGTTACAAACGCATGAAAAAAGTATTCACCAATCCTTTTTTTAAATTCCTTTTTAAGTGGTTACATCCTGATATTGGTGTAAAAATTGCTCAATATTTTTCAGTGAAAAACAAATTGATTTCAGGAGATGAAGATGCAACCTATTTAGGTGCTGAAAAAGAATGGCTCATTCAATATAGTAATTCAAAATTAAAGGAATCTCATCGTGATTATTTCGTGTATGGACATCGTCATTTACCTATGACAGTCGATTTAGAAAACAACGCTAAGTATGTTAATCTTGGTGATTGGATTACGTATTTTACTTATGGTGTTTTTGATGGAAAAAACTTCGAACTGAAAAATTACAAATAA
- a CDS encoding universal stress protein, giving the protein MKSILVPVGSSKNAVSHLQYAVDFANTFGAKLYVVQVYNVDTKAGTMMKVDEMIERESLGFLKSHVDKVNQRNVEIVLKTFKGKLGDTLDTACKTLDVDLIILEPRTNSIKDEVYLGKTSGKIIKQTNIPALIVPEGYVYKPIVKILLAMKSAIINKDDALIPLMEIKNQFKSVLNLLLVKTPFYNEGDLDVSDNLLNHITNSTTSENATTYQGVLEHYKENNPDLLCVVRRNRGFFSKLWESNTILKKDFHSSSLPVLVLSGLK; this is encoded by the coding sequence ATGAAGTCTATTCTAGTTCCAGTTGGTTCATCTAAAAATGCAGTAAGCCATTTACAATACGCAGTTGATTTTGCAAATACTTTTGGCGCAAAACTTTATGTAGTTCAAGTGTATAACGTGGACACTAAAGCAGGAACGATGATGAAAGTAGATGAAATGATTGAACGCGAAAGTTTAGGCTTTTTAAAGAGTCATGTTGATAAAGTTAATCAAAGGAATGTTGAGATTGTTTTAAAAACTTTTAAGGGCAAACTTGGAGATACTTTAGATACGGCATGTAAAACTTTAGATGTAGATTTAATTATTCTGGAGCCAAGAACAAACTCTATTAAAGATGAAGTTTATTTAGGAAAGACTTCAGGGAAAATTATAAAGCAGACCAATATTCCAGCGTTAATAGTTCCTGAAGGTTATGTGTATAAACCTATTGTAAAAATTTTATTAGCTATGAAATCGGCGATTATTAATAAAGATGATGCATTAATTCCGTTGATGGAAATTAAAAATCAATTTAAGTCGGTTTTGAATTTACTATTGGTTAAAACACCATTTTACAATGAAGGTGATTTAGATGTGAGTGATAATTTATTAAATCACATTACAAATAGTACTACGTCAGAAAACGCAACCACTTATCAAGGTGTGTTAGAACATTACAAAGAAAATAATCCAGATTTATTATGTGTGGTGAGACGTAATCGAGGTTTTTTCTCTAAGCTTTGGGAAAGCAATACCATTTTAAAGAAAGATTTTCATAGCTCTAGCTTACCAGTTTTGGTATTGTCTGGTTTGAAATAA
- a CDS encoding GNAT family N-acetyltransferase, which produces MIRKATLNDIDNIIDITKACARFMIAKNIFQWNEHYPTHSAFENDVKRDELYVLDIENTIIGCIVISTLMDDEYIPIQWLTPNENNIYIHRLAIHPKHQGKGYAQDLMNFAEEFAQQNNYTSIRLDTFSQNEKNQKFYELRGYQKLGNIFFPKQSEYPFYCYELIL; this is translated from the coding sequence ATGATTCGAAAAGCAACTCTAAACGATATTGATAATATAATAGATATTACAAAAGCTTGCGCACGATTTATGATTGCAAAAAACATTTTTCAATGGAACGAACATTATCCAACTCATAGCGCTTTTGAAAATGATGTTAAGCGAGATGAACTTTATGTTTTAGACATTGAAAACACAATTATAGGTTGTATTGTCATTTCGACATTGATGGATGATGAATACATTCCGATACAATGGTTAACTCCAAATGAAAACAACATTTATATTCATCGGCTGGCAATTCATCCAAAACATCAAGGAAAAGGCTATGCACAAGACTTAATGAATTTTGCAGAAGAATTTGCTCAACAAAACAACTATACTTCTATTAGATTAGATACCTTTTCTCAAAATGAGAAGAATCAAAAATTTTACGAACTAAGAGGTTATCAAAAATTAGGAAATATCTTTTTTCCGAAGCAAAGTGAATATCCTTTTTATTGTTATGAATTAATCCTTTGA